The Misgurnus anguillicaudatus chromosome 21, ASM2758022v2, whole genome shotgun sequence genome includes a window with the following:
- the LOC129437334 gene encoding uncharacterized protein isoform X2, whose translation MFDYCIFQLLKVKCLFISLFLSSSFTTNCDNRLCAETEVVHRAVGSSLELIPDHPKTNLTDVKWTFNETVFAEYTKNELKLLRDNLFAGWLEKGDISITVNNLQLQDSGLFSIVQEGHSGQYETKFIQLHVHDLIRNVTIEHNEIWLQSKNICTFNLWCLVSDNVNTSYHWSGYPNNKGSHLNISLTPEVSATLNCTVSNIVSVNYTTKTVKCSETLGQGFLKKNLLLISIVAGAVCIAVAIGIIAVCYRRRAQKGKGESEAGITVYEDVNVDPVAKKRSDSTINGTSIYETVQDVRVTSNMPQTVYDKISYQRQQVVTPSTSSPYQKVL comes from the exons ATGTTTGATTATTGTATATTCCaattgttaaaagttaaatgtttgtttatctCGTTGTTCTTGTCTTCATCGTTCACCACCAACTGTGACAACA GATTGTGTGCTGAAACAGAAGTAGTGCACAGGGCAGTTGGGAGCTCCCTGGAACTAATTCCAGATCATCCAAAAACAAATCTAACTGATGTTAAATGGACATTCAATGAGACAGTCTTTGCTGAGTATACTAAGAATGAGCTGAAGCTGCTGAGAGATAACTTATTTGCCGGATGGTTAGAGAAAGGTGATATAAGCATTACAGTTAATAATCTTCAGCTTCAGGACTCTGGACTTTTTTCAATTGTTCAAGAAGGACACAGTGGGCAATATGAAACAAAATTCATTCAGCTGCATGTACATG ATCTCATCAGAAATGTAACAATTGAGCACAATGAAATCTGGTTGCAATCAAAAAACATATGCACATTTAATCTTTGGTGTCTGGTGTCCGATAATGTAAATACATCCTACCACTGGAGTGGCTATCCGAATAATAAGGGATCACACTTAAATATCAGTCTAACTCCAGAAGTGAGTGCCACATTAAACTGCACAGTCAGCAACATAGTCAGTGTTAATTATACTACTAAGACTGTGAAGTGCTCAGAGACACTTGGACAAG GTTTTCTAAAGAAGAACTTGTTGCTCATTTCAATAGTCGCTGGAGCTGTGTGTATTGCCGTGGCCATTGGAATCATAGCAGTGTGCTATAGGCGCAGGGCTCAGAAAG GAAAGGGGGAGAGTGAGGCTGGAATTACAGTTTATGAAGATGTAAACGTTGACCCTGTTGCAAAG AAACGTTCAGACAGTACTATAAATGGAACTTCTATTTATGAAACCGTGCAGGATGTGAGAGTCACATCAAATATG CCTCAGACCGTTTATGACAAAATCAGCTATCAACGTCAGCAAGTGGTCACGCCCAGCACTTCCTCTCCCTACCAAAAAGTTCTGTGA
- the LOC129437334 gene encoding uncharacterized protein isoform X3, translating to MNTIQGFCCSIFGVLFFLLQGLCAETEVVHRAVGSSLELIPDHPKTNLTDVKWTFNETVFAEYTKNELKLLRDNLFAGWLEKGDISITVNNLQLQDSGLFSIVQEGHSGQYETKFIQLHVHDLIRNVTIEHNEIWLQSKNICTFNLWCLVSDNVNTSYHWSGYPNNKGSHLNISLTPEVSATLNCTVSNIVSVNYTTKTVKCSETLGQGFLKKNLLLISIVAGAVCIAVAIGIIAVCYRRRAQKGKGESEAGITVYEDVNVDPVAKKRSDSTINGTSIYETVQDVRVTSNMPQTVYDKISYQRQQVVTPSTSSPYQKVL from the exons GATTGTGTGCTGAAACAGAAGTAGTGCACAGGGCAGTTGGGAGCTCCCTGGAACTAATTCCAGATCATCCAAAAACAAATCTAACTGATGTTAAATGGACATTCAATGAGACAGTCTTTGCTGAGTATACTAAGAATGAGCTGAAGCTGCTGAGAGATAACTTATTTGCCGGATGGTTAGAGAAAGGTGATATAAGCATTACAGTTAATAATCTTCAGCTTCAGGACTCTGGACTTTTTTCAATTGTTCAAGAAGGACACAGTGGGCAATATGAAACAAAATTCATTCAGCTGCATGTACATG ATCTCATCAGAAATGTAACAATTGAGCACAATGAAATCTGGTTGCAATCAAAAAACATATGCACATTTAATCTTTGGTGTCTGGTGTCCGATAATGTAAATACATCCTACCACTGGAGTGGCTATCCGAATAATAAGGGATCACACTTAAATATCAGTCTAACTCCAGAAGTGAGTGCCACATTAAACTGCACAGTCAGCAACATAGTCAGTGTTAATTATACTACTAAGACTGTGAAGTGCTCAGAGACACTTGGACAAG GTTTTCTAAAGAAGAACTTGTTGCTCATTTCAATAGTCGCTGGAGCTGTGTGTATTGCCGTGGCCATTGGAATCATAGCAGTGTGCTATAGGCGCAGGGCTCAGAAAG GAAAGGGGGAGAGTGAGGCTGGAATTACAGTTTATGAAGATGTAAACGTTGACCCTGTTGCAAAG AAACGTTCAGACAGTACTATAAATGGAACTTCTATTTATGAAACCGTGCAGGATGTGAGAGTCACATCAAATATG CCTCAGACCGTTTATGACAAAATCAGCTATCAACGTCAGCAAGTGGTCACGCCCAGCACTTCCTCTCCCTACCAAAAAGTTCTGTGA